One stretch of Prionailurus viverrinus isolate Anna chromosome C1, UM_Priviv_1.0, whole genome shotgun sequence DNA includes these proteins:
- the CTDSP1 gene encoding carboxy-terminal domain RNA polymerase II polypeptide A small phosphatase 1 isoform X4 → MDSSAVITQITKEEARGPLRGKGDQKSAASQKPRSRGILHSLFCCVCRDDGDALPAHSGAPLLVEENGAVPKTPVQYLLPEAKAQDVDKICVVIDLDETLVHSSFKVYVLKRPHVDEFLQRMGELFECVLFTASLAKYADPVADLLDKWGAFRARLFRESCVFHRGNYVKDLSRLGRDLRRVLILDNSPASYVFHPDNAVPVASWFDNMSDTELHDLLPFFEQLSRVDDVYSVLRQPRPGS, encoded by the exons ATGGACAGCTCGGCCGTCATTACTCAGATCACCAAGGAGGAGGCGCGGGGCCCGCTACGGGGCAAAG GTGACCAGAAGTCAGCAGCTTCTCAGAAGCCCCGGAGCCGGGGCATCCTCCACTCGCTCTTCTGCTGCGTCTGCCGGGACGATGGGGACGCCCTGCCCGCCCACAGTGGGGCTCCCCTGCTGGTGGAGGAGAACGGCGCTGTCCCCAAG ACCCCAGTCCAGTACCTGCTCCCAGAGGCCAAGGCCCAGGACGTGGACAAGATCTGTGTGGTCATCGACCTGGATGAGACCCTGGTGCACAGCTCCTTCAAG GTCTACGTGCTGAAGCGGCCCCATGTGGATGAGTTCCTGCAGCGAATGGGCGAGCTCTTTGAGTGTGTGCTGTTCACCGCCAGCCTTGCCAAG TATGCAGACCCAGTAGCTGATCTACTGGACAAGTGGGGGGCCTTCCGGGCGCGGCTGTTTCGTGAGTCCTGCGTCTTCCACCGGGGCAATTACGTGAAGGACCTGAGCCGGCTGGGCCGAGACCTGCGGCGGGTGCTCATCCTAGACAACTCGCCCGCCTCCTACGTCTTCCATCCAGACAACGCC GTACCAGTGGCTTCCTGGTTTGACAACATGAGTGACACAGAGCTCCACGACCTCCTGCCCTTCTTCGAGCAGCTCAGCCGCGTGGATGACGTGTACTCAGTGCTCAGGCAGCCAAGGCCCGGCAGCTAG
- the CTDSP1 gene encoding carboxy-terminal domain RNA polymerase II polypeptide A small phosphatase 1 isoform X3, with amino-acid sequence MDSSAVITQITKEEARGPLRGKGDQKSAASQKPRSRGILHSLFCCVCRDDGDALPAHSGAPLLVEENGAVPKQTPVQYLLPEAKAQDVDKICVVIDLDETLVHSSFKVYVLKRPHVDEFLQRMGELFECVLFTASLAKYADPVADLLDKWGAFRARLFRESCVFHRGNYVKDLSRLGRDLRRVLILDNSPASYVFHPDNAVPVASWFDNMSDTELHDLLPFFEQLSRVDDVYSVLRQPRPGS; translated from the exons ATGGACAGCTCGGCCGTCATTACTCAGATCACCAAGGAGGAGGCGCGGGGCCCGCTACGGGGCAAAG GTGACCAGAAGTCAGCAGCTTCTCAGAAGCCCCGGAGCCGGGGCATCCTCCACTCGCTCTTCTGCTGCGTCTGCCGGGACGATGGGGACGCCCTGCCCGCCCACAGTGGGGCTCCCCTGCTGGTGGAGGAGAACGGCGCTGTCCCCAAG CAGACCCCAGTCCAGTACCTGCTCCCAGAGGCCAAGGCCCAGGACGTGGACAAGATCTGTGTGGTCATCGACCTGGATGAGACCCTGGTGCACAGCTCCTTCAAG GTCTACGTGCTGAAGCGGCCCCATGTGGATGAGTTCCTGCAGCGAATGGGCGAGCTCTTTGAGTGTGTGCTGTTCACCGCCAGCCTTGCCAAG TATGCAGACCCAGTAGCTGATCTACTGGACAAGTGGGGGGCCTTCCGGGCGCGGCTGTTTCGTGAGTCCTGCGTCTTCCACCGGGGCAATTACGTGAAGGACCTGAGCCGGCTGGGCCGAGACCTGCGGCGGGTGCTCATCCTAGACAACTCGCCCGCCTCCTACGTCTTCCATCCAGACAACGCC GTACCAGTGGCTTCCTGGTTTGACAACATGAGTGACACAGAGCTCCACGACCTCCTGCCCTTCTTCGAGCAGCTCAGCCGCGTGGATGACGTGTACTCAGTGCTCAGGCAGCCAAGGCCCGGCAGCTAG
- the CTDSP1 gene encoding carboxy-terminal domain RNA polymerase II polypeptide A small phosphatase 1 isoform X2, with protein MDSSAVITQITKEEARGPLRGKGDQKSAASQKPRSRGILHSLFCCVCRDDGDALPAHSGAPLLVEENGAVPKTPVQYLLPEAKAQDVDKICVVIDLDETLVHSSFKPVNNADFIIPVEIDGVVHQVYVLKRPHVDEFLQRMGELFECVLFTASLAKYADPVADLLDKWGAFRARLFRESCVFHRGNYVKDLSRLGRDLRRVLILDNSPASYVFHPDNAVPVASWFDNMSDTELHDLLPFFEQLSRVDDVYSVLRQPRPGS; from the exons ATGGACAGCTCGGCCGTCATTACTCAGATCACCAAGGAGGAGGCGCGGGGCCCGCTACGGGGCAAAG GTGACCAGAAGTCAGCAGCTTCTCAGAAGCCCCGGAGCCGGGGCATCCTCCACTCGCTCTTCTGCTGCGTCTGCCGGGACGATGGGGACGCCCTGCCCGCCCACAGTGGGGCTCCCCTGCTGGTGGAGGAGAACGGCGCTGTCCCCAAG ACCCCAGTCCAGTACCTGCTCCCAGAGGCCAAGGCCCAGGACGTGGACAAGATCTGTGTGGTCATCGACCTGGATGAGACCCTGGTGCACAGCTCCTTCAAG CCAGTGAACAACGCCGACTTCATCATCCCTGTGGAGATTGATGGGGTGGTCCACCAG GTCTACGTGCTGAAGCGGCCCCATGTGGATGAGTTCCTGCAGCGAATGGGCGAGCTCTTTGAGTGTGTGCTGTTCACCGCCAGCCTTGCCAAG TATGCAGACCCAGTAGCTGATCTACTGGACAAGTGGGGGGCCTTCCGGGCGCGGCTGTTTCGTGAGTCCTGCGTCTTCCACCGGGGCAATTACGTGAAGGACCTGAGCCGGCTGGGCCGAGACCTGCGGCGGGTGCTCATCCTAGACAACTCGCCCGCCTCCTACGTCTTCCATCCAGACAACGCC GTACCAGTGGCTTCCTGGTTTGACAACATGAGTGACACAGAGCTCCACGACCTCCTGCCCTTCTTCGAGCAGCTCAGCCGCGTGGATGACGTGTACTCAGTGCTCAGGCAGCCAAGGCCCGGCAGCTAG
- the CTDSP1 gene encoding carboxy-terminal domain RNA polymerase II polypeptide A small phosphatase 1 isoform X1 translates to MDSSAVITQITKEEARGPLRGKGDQKSAASQKPRSRGILHSLFCCVCRDDGDALPAHSGAPLLVEENGAVPKQTPVQYLLPEAKAQDVDKICVVIDLDETLVHSSFKPVNNADFIIPVEIDGVVHQVYVLKRPHVDEFLQRMGELFECVLFTASLAKYADPVADLLDKWGAFRARLFRESCVFHRGNYVKDLSRLGRDLRRVLILDNSPASYVFHPDNAVPVASWFDNMSDTELHDLLPFFEQLSRVDDVYSVLRQPRPGS, encoded by the exons ATGGACAGCTCGGCCGTCATTACTCAGATCACCAAGGAGGAGGCGCGGGGCCCGCTACGGGGCAAAG GTGACCAGAAGTCAGCAGCTTCTCAGAAGCCCCGGAGCCGGGGCATCCTCCACTCGCTCTTCTGCTGCGTCTGCCGGGACGATGGGGACGCCCTGCCCGCCCACAGTGGGGCTCCCCTGCTGGTGGAGGAGAACGGCGCTGTCCCCAAG CAGACCCCAGTCCAGTACCTGCTCCCAGAGGCCAAGGCCCAGGACGTGGACAAGATCTGTGTGGTCATCGACCTGGATGAGACCCTGGTGCACAGCTCCTTCAAG CCAGTGAACAACGCCGACTTCATCATCCCTGTGGAGATTGATGGGGTGGTCCACCAG GTCTACGTGCTGAAGCGGCCCCATGTGGATGAGTTCCTGCAGCGAATGGGCGAGCTCTTTGAGTGTGTGCTGTTCACCGCCAGCCTTGCCAAG TATGCAGACCCAGTAGCTGATCTACTGGACAAGTGGGGGGCCTTCCGGGCGCGGCTGTTTCGTGAGTCCTGCGTCTTCCACCGGGGCAATTACGTGAAGGACCTGAGCCGGCTGGGCCGAGACCTGCGGCGGGTGCTCATCCTAGACAACTCGCCCGCCTCCTACGTCTTCCATCCAGACAACGCC GTACCAGTGGCTTCCTGGTTTGACAACATGAGTGACACAGAGCTCCACGACCTCCTGCCCTTCTTCGAGCAGCTCAGCCGCGTGGATGACGTGTACTCAGTGCTCAGGCAGCCAAGGCCCGGCAGCTAG